From Actinosynnema mirum DSM 43827, a single genomic window includes:
- a CDS encoding S8 family peptidase: MLESRHHRYLAGVGTAALLMGVMATPAGAATGEILSADAEKKVQNSFIVKLKDGYTAASSTEAVTAKLTSRFGGQVKHTYSSINGFAVSLSESAAKRLAADPSVEYVEQDQVFSIQATQTNPPSWGLDRIDQRNLPLNSSYSYTSTGSGVRAYVIDTGVRIAHNAFGGTAVNGYDAVDGDNVAQDGNGHGTHVAATVSSASYGVSKAAQIVAVRVLDNAGSGTTAGVVAGINWVTNNHVKPAVANMSLGGGASTSLDNAVASSISAGVTYAVAAGNSNANASSYSPARVASALTVGATTSTDARASYSNYGAVVDIFAPGSSITSAWSTSNTATNSISGTSMASPHVAGAAARYLSTTPSATPAQVATYLTGQATTGKVTSPGTGSPNRLLYLAPTA; encoded by the coding sequence ATGTTGGAGTCTCGACACCACCGGTACCTGGCCGGCGTCGGAACCGCCGCACTGCTCATGGGCGTCATGGCCACCCCGGCCGGCGCCGCCACCGGTGAGATCCTCTCGGCCGACGCCGAGAAGAAGGTCCAGAACAGCTTCATCGTGAAGCTGAAGGACGGCTACACCGCCGCCTCCTCCACCGAGGCCGTCACCGCCAAGCTGACCTCCCGCTTCGGCGGCCAGGTGAAGCACACCTACAGCAGCATCAACGGCTTCGCCGTGTCGCTGTCCGAGTCCGCCGCCAAGCGGCTCGCCGCCGACCCGTCGGTCGAGTACGTCGAGCAGGACCAGGTCTTCAGCATCCAGGCGACGCAGACCAACCCGCCGTCGTGGGGCCTGGACCGCATCGACCAGCGGAACCTGCCGCTGAACTCCTCGTACAGCTACACCTCCACCGGCTCCGGCGTGCGCGCCTACGTCATCGACACCGGTGTCCGCATCGCCCACAACGCCTTCGGCGGCACCGCCGTCAACGGCTACGACGCGGTCGACGGCGACAACGTCGCCCAGGACGGCAACGGCCACGGCACGCACGTCGCGGCCACCGTGTCCAGCGCCTCCTACGGCGTCTCCAAGGCCGCCCAGATCGTCGCGGTCCGCGTGCTCGACAACGCGGGCTCCGGCACCACCGCCGGCGTCGTCGCGGGCATCAACTGGGTGACCAACAATCACGTCAAGCCCGCTGTCGCCAACATGAGCCTCGGCGGCGGCGCGTCCACCTCGCTGGACAACGCCGTGGCCAGCTCCATCAGCGCGGGCGTCACCTACGCGGTCGCGGCGGGCAACAGCAACGCCAACGCCTCGTCCTACTCGCCCGCCCGCGTGGCCTCGGCGCTGACCGTCGGCGCGACCACCAGCACCGACGCCCGCGCGTCGTACTCCAACTACGGGGCCGTCGTGGACATCTTCGCGCCGGGCAGCTCCATCACCTCGGCGTGGAGCACCTCCAACACCGCGACCAACTCCATCTCCGGCACCTCGATGGCGTCCCCGCACGTCGCGGGCGCGGCGGCGCGCTACCTGTCGACCACCCCGTCGGCGACCCCCGCGCAGGTGGCGACCTACCTGACCGGCCAGGCGACCACGGGCAAGGTCACCAGCCCCGGCACCGGTTCGCCGAACCGCCTGCTGTACCTGGCCCCGACCGCCTGA
- the aspS gene encoding aspartate--tRNA ligase — protein sequence MMRTHEAGTLRAEHAGQSVTLTGWVARRRDHGGVIFIDFRDASGVAQVVFREGEMAERAHRLRSEFVLKVVGEVSRRPEGSENPDLPTGAIEVYASEFEVLNESAPLPFQLDEHLEVGEEARLRHRYLDLRRSGPAKAMRLRSEANRIAREVLHSERFVEVETPTLTRSTPEGARDFLVPARLRPGSWYALPQSPQLFKQLLMVGGLERYYQIARCYRDEDFRADRQPEFTQLDIEMSFVEQDDVIALGEKIITALWKELGDHDVAQPFRRISYAEAMAKYGSDKPDLRFGLELTELTEYFKDTPFRVFQAPYVGAVVMPGGASQPRRTLDAWQEWAKQRGAKGLAYVLVGEDGTLGGPVAKNLTDAERDGLAKAVGANPGDCVFFGAGDVDGARALLGAARVEIANRVGLIEEGSWSFVWVVDFPMFEAVDKIGDDVAVGSGKWTALHHAFTSPTPEWVDNFETDPGNALAYAYDIVCNGNEIGGGSIRIHRADVQQRAFDVMGIGAEEAQEKFGFLLDAFKFGAPPHGGIAFGWDRITMLLSGVDSIREVIAFPKSGGGYDPLTAAPAPITPQQRKEAGVDAKPAAPKQA from the coding sequence GTGATGCGCACGCACGAGGCCGGGACGCTCCGCGCCGAGCACGCCGGGCAGTCCGTCACCCTGACCGGGTGGGTGGCCCGCAGGCGCGATCACGGCGGCGTGATCTTCATCGACTTCCGCGACGCCTCCGGTGTCGCCCAGGTGGTCTTCCGCGAGGGCGAGATGGCCGAGCGCGCCCACCGGCTGCGCTCGGAGTTCGTGCTCAAGGTCGTCGGCGAGGTCTCCCGCCGCCCCGAGGGCAGCGAGAACCCCGACCTGCCGACCGGCGCGATCGAGGTCTACGCCTCCGAGTTCGAGGTCCTCAACGAGTCGGCCCCGCTGCCGTTCCAGCTCGACGAGCACCTGGAGGTCGGCGAGGAGGCCCGCCTCAGGCACCGCTACCTGGACCTGCGCCGCTCCGGCCCGGCCAAGGCCATGCGGCTGCGCAGCGAGGCCAACCGGATCGCCCGCGAGGTGCTGCACTCGGAGAGGTTCGTCGAGGTCGAGACCCCGACCCTGACCCGCTCCACCCCCGAGGGCGCCCGCGACTTCCTGGTGCCCGCGCGGCTGCGCCCCGGCTCCTGGTACGCGCTGCCGCAGTCGCCCCAGCTGTTCAAGCAGCTGCTCATGGTCGGCGGCCTGGAGCGGTACTACCAGATCGCCCGCTGCTACCGGGACGAGGACTTCCGCGCCGACCGGCAGCCGGAGTTCACCCAGCTCGACATCGAGATGAGCTTCGTCGAGCAGGACGACGTCATCGCCCTCGGCGAGAAGATCATCACCGCGCTGTGGAAGGAGCTGGGCGACCACGACGTCGCGCAGCCGTTCCGCCGCATCTCGTACGCCGAGGCGATGGCCAAGTACGGCTCGGACAAGCCGGACCTGCGCTTCGGCCTCGAGCTCACCGAGCTGACCGAGTACTTCAAGGACACCCCCTTCCGGGTGTTCCAGGCCCCGTACGTGGGCGCGGTCGTCATGCCCGGCGGCGCCTCCCAGCCGCGCCGCACGCTCGACGCCTGGCAGGAGTGGGCCAAGCAGCGCGGCGCGAAGGGCCTGGCGTACGTGCTGGTCGGCGAGGACGGCACGCTCGGCGGCCCGGTCGCCAAGAACCTCACCGACGCCGAGCGCGACGGGCTCGCCAAGGCCGTGGGCGCGAACCCCGGCGACTGCGTGTTCTTCGGCGCGGGCGACGTGGACGGCGCGCGCGCCCTGCTCGGCGCGGCCCGCGTGGAGATCGCGAACCGGGTCGGCCTGATCGAGGAGGGCTCCTGGTCCTTCGTGTGGGTCGTGGACTTCCCGATGTTCGAGGCCGTCGACAAGATCGGCGACGACGTCGCGGTCGGCAGCGGCAAGTGGACCGCGCTGCACCACGCGTTCACCTCGCCCACCCCGGAGTGGGTCGACAACTTCGAGACCGACCCCGGCAACGCGCTGGCGTACGCCTACGACATCGTCTGCAACGGCAACGAGATCGGCGGCGGCTCGATCCGTATCCACCGCGCCGACGTGCAGCAGCGGGCGTTCGACGTGATGGGCATCGGCGCGGAGGAGGCGCAGGAGAAGTTCGGCTTCCTGCTCGACGCCTTCAAGTTCGGCGCCCCGCCGCACGGCGGCATCGCGTTCGGCTGGGACCGCATCACCATGCTGCTGTCCGGGGTCGACTCGATCCGCGAGGTCATCGCCTTCCCGAAGAGCGGCGGCGGCTACGACCCGCTGACCGCCGCGCCCGCGCCGATCACGCCGCAGCAGCGCAAGGAGGCGGGCGTCGACGCGAAGCCCGCCGCGCCCAAGCAGGCCTGA
- a CDS encoding bifunctional glycosyltransferase family 2/GtrA family protein gives MTLPTPPPTPPAPLARTRTTVLDVVVPVYNEERALASSVRVLHANLTARFPHSFRITIADNASTDTTAQVADRLALEFGNVVAVHLPQKGRGRALNAVWLASDAQVLAYLDVDLSTDLAALPPLVAPLISGHSDVAIGSRLARGARVVRGPKREFVSRCYNLVLRASLSAGFTDAQCGFKAIRADVARRILPHVQDTGWFFDTELLVLAERAGARIHEVPVDWVDDPDSSVDIVATALADLRGVARLGKGLLSGGLPIAQLSAQLGRAPLEPATPGAPPGLLRQLVRFAVVGVASTLAYLLLFALLRDGVGAQWANLVALLVTAVANTSVNRRFTFGVRGKRGAGRHQLEGLLVFALGLAFTGGALALAHGVADPGGHAELVAVVGGNLLATVARFLLLRNWVFRGNGKKVGNAEQPRVGVGAS, from the coding sequence ATGACCCTCCCGACACCGCCCCCGACCCCACCCGCGCCGCTCGCGCGCACCCGGACGACCGTGCTCGACGTGGTCGTCCCGGTCTACAACGAGGAGCGCGCCCTCGCCTCCTCGGTGCGCGTGCTGCACGCCAACCTGACCGCACGGTTCCCGCACAGCTTCCGCATCACGATCGCCGACAACGCCAGCACCGACACCACCGCGCAGGTCGCGGACCGGTTGGCGCTGGAGTTCGGGAACGTGGTGGCCGTGCACCTGCCGCAGAAAGGCCGGGGCCGGGCGCTGAACGCGGTCTGGCTGGCCTCGGACGCGCAGGTGCTGGCGTACCTGGACGTGGACCTGTCCACGGACCTGGCCGCGCTCCCCCCGCTGGTCGCGCCGCTGATCTCCGGCCACTCGGACGTCGCCATCGGCAGCAGGCTGGCGCGCGGGGCCCGCGTGGTGCGCGGCCCGAAGCGCGAGTTCGTCTCCCGCTGCTACAACCTGGTCCTGCGGGCCTCGCTGTCCGCCGGGTTCACCGACGCGCAGTGCGGGTTCAAGGCGATCCGGGCGGACGTGGCGCGTCGCATCCTGCCGCACGTCCAGGACACCGGCTGGTTCTTCGACACCGAGCTGCTGGTGCTGGCCGAGCGGGCGGGCGCGCGCATCCACGAGGTGCCGGTGGACTGGGTGGACGACCCGGACAGCAGCGTCGACATCGTCGCGACCGCGCTGGCCGACCTGCGGGGCGTGGCCAGGCTCGGCAAGGGCCTGCTGAGCGGCGGGCTGCCGATCGCGCAGCTGAGCGCCCAGCTCGGCCGCGCGCCGCTGGAGCCCGCGACTCCGGGGGCGCCGCCGGGGTTGCTGCGGCAGCTGGTGCGGTTCGCGGTCGTGGGGGTGGCGAGCACGCTGGCGTACCTGCTGCTGTTCGCGCTGCTGCGGGACGGGGTCGGCGCGCAGTGGGCGAACCTGGTGGCGCTGCTGGTGACGGCGGTCGCGAACACCTCGGTGAACCGCCGCTTCACGTTCGGCGTGCGCGGCAAGCGGGGCGCGGGGCGGCACCAGCTGGAGGGGCTGCTGGTGTTCGCGCTGGGGCTGGCGTTCACCGGCGGCGCGCTGGCGCTGGCGCACGGGGTGGCCGATCCGGGTGGGCACGCGGAGCTGGTCGCGGTGGTGGGCGGCAACCTGCTGGCGACCGTCGCCCGGTTCCTGCTGCTGCGCAACTGGGTCTTCCGGGGGAACGGGAAGAAAGTCGGGAACGCCGAGCAACCTCGGGTAGGGGTTGGCGCGTCTTAG
- a CDS encoding ArnT family glycosyltransferase has product MRSTRAAIRPHLPLLVLLLGTAVLYLYRLGDSGWANAYYSAAAQAGATSWKAWFFGSSDASNAITVDKTPASLWFMGLSARLFGVNAWAVLVPQALMGVGSVWLLHATVKRTSGEAAGLLAGAVLALTPVAVLMFRFNNPDALLVLTLVAAAYCAVRATESASWRWLALAGVAVGLGFLAKMLQAFLVLPALGLVYLLAAPTTWGRKALHLTGALGAVVVAGGWWVLAVELVPASERPYIGGSQGNSVLELALGYNGLGRLTGDEVGSVGGGAGGGWGGTGWARLLGSEMGGQIAWLLPTAVILLIAGWWAGTRGDRVGLGLWGGWLLVTGGVFSFMNGIIHAYYTVALAPAIGGLVGTGAVALWRRREDPVAAAALSGAVAVTALQCYLLLLDWSSPLAIAVLVLGLVAAIGLFLPRVAPVVVVVPVALVAVLLGPGAYSVATAATPHSGAIPSAGPAGAGMGGMPGGGGPGGGGQGDGGRATRQGTTGGQSAGVDGAGRGDGGARQGGAGMGGGGGMGGLLNAPTPGAGLTALLQEDAASYDWPAAVIGSNNAAGYQLAAGVPVMALGGFNGTDPAPTLERFQQHVADGRVHYLIAAQMMRGESGSDDAHRIGEWVAENFTAATVDGATVYDLTARAQR; this is encoded by the coding sequence ATGCGCAGCACGCGGGCCGCGATCAGGCCACACCTCCCGCTCCTGGTGCTCCTCCTGGGCACAGCGGTCCTCTACCTCTACCGGCTCGGCGACTCCGGGTGGGCCAACGCCTACTACTCCGCCGCCGCCCAGGCCGGGGCCACGAGCTGGAAGGCCTGGTTCTTCGGGTCGTCCGACGCCTCCAACGCGATCACCGTCGACAAGACCCCGGCGAGCCTGTGGTTCATGGGCCTGTCCGCGCGCCTGTTCGGGGTGAACGCGTGGGCGGTCCTGGTCCCGCAGGCGTTGATGGGCGTCGGCAGCGTGTGGCTGCTGCACGCGACGGTCAAGCGCACCAGCGGCGAGGCGGCCGGGCTCCTCGCGGGCGCGGTGCTGGCGCTCACGCCGGTCGCGGTGCTCATGTTCCGGTTCAACAACCCGGACGCGCTGCTCGTGCTCACGCTGGTCGCCGCCGCCTACTGCGCGGTGCGCGCCACCGAGTCGGCGAGCTGGCGGTGGCTGGCGCTGGCGGGCGTCGCGGTGGGGCTCGGGTTCCTGGCCAAGATGCTCCAGGCGTTCCTGGTGCTCCCCGCGCTCGGCCTGGTGTACCTGCTGGCCGCCCCGACCACGTGGGGCCGCAAGGCGCTGCACCTGACCGGCGCGCTCGGCGCCGTGGTGGTGGCGGGCGGCTGGTGGGTGCTGGCCGTGGAGCTGGTGCCCGCGTCCGAGCGGCCGTACATCGGCGGGTCGCAGGGGAACAGCGTGCTGGAGCTGGCGCTCGGCTACAACGGGCTGGGCAGGCTCACCGGCGACGAGGTCGGCAGCGTCGGCGGCGGCGCGGGCGGCGGGTGGGGCGGCACCGGGTGGGCCCGGCTGCTCGGGTCGGAGATGGGCGGTCAGATCGCCTGGCTGCTGCCGACCGCCGTCATCCTGCTGATCGCGGGCTGGTGGGCCGGGACCCGCGGCGACCGGGTCGGGCTGGGGCTGTGGGGCGGCTGGCTGCTGGTCACCGGCGGGGTGTTCAGCTTCATGAACGGCATCATCCACGCGTACTACACGGTCGCGCTGGCCCCGGCGATCGGCGGGCTGGTCGGCACGGGCGCGGTGGCGCTGTGGCGTCGGCGCGAGGACCCGGTGGCCGCCGCCGCGCTGTCCGGGGCGGTCGCGGTGACCGCGCTGCAGTGCTACCTGCTGCTGCTCGACTGGTCCTCGCCGCTGGCGATCGCCGTGCTGGTGCTGGGGCTCGTCGCGGCGATCGGGCTGTTCCTGCCGCGCGTCGCCCCGGTGGTCGTGGTGGTGCCGGTGGCGCTGGTCGCGGTGCTGCTCGGGCCGGGCGCGTACTCGGTCGCCACGGCCGCGACCCCGCACTCGGGCGCGATCCCCTCGGCGGGACCGGCGGGCGCGGGGATGGGCGGGATGCCCGGCGGTGGCGGACCGGGTGGGGGCGGCCAGGGCGACGGCGGCAGGGCCACCCGGCAGGGCACGACCGGCGGGCAGAGCGCAGGCGTGGACGGCGCGGGCCGGGGCGACGGGGGCGCCCGGCAGGGCGGCGCGGGCATGGGCGGCGGCGGTGGCATGGGCGGCCTGCTCAACGCGCCCACGCCCGGCGCAGGGCTGACCGCGCTGCTCCAGGAGGACGCCGCGAGCTACGACTGGCCCGCCGCCGTCATCGGCTCCAACAACGCCGCCGGCTACCAGCTCGCCGCGGGCGTCCCGGTGATGGCGCTGGGCGGTTTCAACGGCACCGACCCGGCCCCCACCCTGGAGCGGTTCCAGCAGCACGTGGCGGACGGCCGGGTGCACTACCTGATCGCCGCGCAGATGATGCGGGGCGAGTCCGGCAGCGACGACGCGCACCGCATCGGCGAGTGGGTCGCCGAGAACTTCACCGCCGCCACCGTCGACGGCGCCACCGTCTACGACCTCACAGCGCGGGCACAGCGGTGA
- a CDS encoding sensor histidine kinase codes for MSSSRPRDTRWRTPARWPLRARLIAEQVVLLSLVCVIIGVVTGFALRDFLVQRLDQQLTQTAGRAGFGPGRDDPMFMADPPSRSGEHVLNGPGFGPGTLVFETLGGTVEANRVDTAGTLETIADQATLTTLSSVPADGRPRTVELGALGGYRVVSAQFRTGTVVTGLPLSEVSSTVLRMGLILGGVALGGLITVGLAGALIIRRTLEPLERVAATAGRVAELPLHEGEVALAERVPAADATPDTEVGQVGLALNRMLGHVGEALSARHASETRVRQFVADASHELRTPLAAIRGYAELTRRSREVVSPEIAHAMGRVESEAVRMTSLVEDLLLLARLDAGRPLELGEVDLSRLVVDSVSDARIAGREHDWRLALPPEAVTVRGDADRVRQVLANLLSNARAHTPPGTTVTTVLNPGRAGWVDLVVADDGPGIPEALQPEVFERFARGDSSRSRAAGSTGLGLSIVAAVVSAHGGSVRVDSRPGATRFTVSLPAS; via the coding sequence ATGTCCTCAAGCCGGCCCCGTGACACCCGCTGGCGCACCCCGGCCCGCTGGCCGCTGCGCGCCAGGCTGATCGCCGAGCAGGTCGTCCTGCTGTCCCTGGTGTGCGTGATCATCGGGGTGGTGACCGGGTTCGCGCTGCGGGACTTCCTGGTGCAGCGCCTCGACCAGCAGCTCACCCAGACCGCGGGCCGGGCCGGTTTCGGGCCGGGCCGCGACGACCCGATGTTCATGGCGGACCCCCCGTCGCGCAGCGGCGAGCACGTGCTCAACGGGCCGGGCTTCGGCCCCGGCACGCTGGTGTTCGAGACCCTGGGCGGGACCGTCGAGGCCAACCGGGTGGACACCGCGGGCACCCTGGAGACGATCGCCGACCAGGCGACGCTCACCACGCTCTCGTCCGTGCCCGCCGACGGCAGGCCCCGGACCGTGGAGCTGGGCGCGCTGGGCGGCTACCGGGTGGTCTCCGCGCAGTTCCGCACCGGGACCGTGGTGACCGGGCTGCCGCTGTCCGAGGTGAGCAGCACCGTCCTGCGGATGGGCCTGATCCTGGGCGGGGTGGCGCTGGGCGGTCTGATCACCGTCGGCCTGGCGGGCGCGCTGATCATCCGGCGCACCCTGGAGCCCCTCGAACGGGTCGCCGCCACGGCGGGCCGGGTGGCCGAGCTGCCGCTGCACGAGGGCGAGGTGGCGCTGGCCGAGCGGGTGCCCGCCGCCGATGCGACGCCGGACACCGAGGTCGGGCAGGTCGGGCTGGCGCTGAACCGGATGCTCGGGCACGTCGGGGAGGCGCTGTCGGCGCGGCACGCGAGCGAGACGCGGGTGCGGCAGTTCGTCGCGGACGCCTCGCACGAGCTGCGCACGCCGCTGGCCGCGATCCGGGGCTACGCGGAGCTGACCAGGCGCAGCCGGGAGGTGGTGTCGCCGGAGATCGCGCACGCGATGGGCCGGGTGGAGTCCGAGGCGGTGCGGATGACGTCGCTGGTGGAGGACCTGCTGCTGCTGGCCAGGTTGGACGCGGGCCGTCCGCTGGAGCTGGGCGAGGTGGACCTGTCGCGGCTGGTCGTGGACAGCGTCAGCGACGCGCGCATCGCGGGCCGCGAGCACGACTGGCGGCTGGCGCTGCCCCCGGAGGCGGTGACCGTGCGCGGTGACGCGGACCGGGTGCGCCAGGTGCTGGCGAACCTGCTGTCCAACGCCAGGGCGCACACCCCGCCGGGCACGACGGTGACGACGGTGCTGAACCCCGGACGCGCGGGCTGGGTCGACCTGGTGGTCGCCGACGACGGCCCCGGCATCCCGGAGGCGCTGCAGCCGGAGGTGTTCGAGCGGTTCGCGCGCGGCGACAGCTCGCGCTCGCGCGCGGCGGGCAGCACGGGCCTCGGCCTGTCGATCGTGGCGGCCGTGGTGTCCGCGCACGGCGGCTCGGTCCGGGTGGACAGCAGGCCGGGCGCGACCCGGTTCACGGTGTCGCTGCCCGCGAGCTGA
- a CDS encoding response regulator transcription factor → MTPGNSSPELRRPDGSPVRVLVVDDESTLAELMTMALRMEKWEVRTALDGTSAVRVAREFRPDAVVLDVMLPDFDGLEVLRRMRTEAPTLPVLFLTAKDAVEDRIAGLTAGGDDYVTKPFSLEEVVLRLRALLRRTGVTESGAGTELVVGDLVLDEETREVRRGDDQVELTATEFELLRFLMRNPKRVLSKAQILDRVWSYDFGGQANIVELYISYLRKKIDVGRAPMIHTMRGAGYVLKPAP, encoded by the coding sequence GTGACACCAGGGAACAGCTCCCCCGAACTCCGCCGCCCCGACGGCAGCCCCGTGCGGGTGCTGGTCGTCGACGACGAGTCCACGTTGGCCGAGCTCATGACGATGGCCCTGCGGATGGAGAAGTGGGAGGTGCGCACCGCGCTGGACGGCACGTCCGCCGTGCGGGTGGCCCGCGAGTTCCGCCCCGACGCGGTGGTGCTGGACGTCATGCTGCCCGACTTCGACGGCCTGGAGGTGCTGCGCCGGATGCGCACCGAGGCCCCGACGCTGCCGGTGCTGTTCCTGACGGCGAAGGACGCCGTCGAGGACCGCATCGCCGGGTTGACGGCGGGCGGCGACGACTACGTGACGAAGCCGTTCAGCCTGGAGGAGGTCGTGCTGCGGTTGCGCGCGCTGCTGCGCCGCACGGGCGTGACGGAGTCGGGCGCGGGCACCGAGCTGGTGGTCGGCGACCTGGTGCTGGACGAGGAGACCCGCGAGGTGCGGCGCGGCGACGACCAGGTGGAGCTGACCGCGACCGAGTTCGAGCTGCTGCGGTTCCTGATGCGCAACCCCAAGCGGGTGCTGAGCAAGGCGCAGATCCTGGACCGGGTGTGGAGCTACGACTTCGGGGGGCAGGCGAACATCGTGGAGCTGTACATCTCGTACCTGCGCAAGAAGATCGACGTCGGGCGCGCGCCGATGATCCACACGATGCGGGGCGCGGGCTATGTCCTCAAGCCGGCCCCGTGA
- a CDS encoding copper resistance CopC family protein — protein MPRLVIPALLACLVVLGVAVPALASAHAELVSSDPASGAVLTAAPDRITLVFSEPVSAESAEVGVTGQDGKAWQPRSVRVNGNSLVVQLDPATARTGVTTASWRVRSEDGHDATGKVAFRLDLGDDGQTGAGEPNSPGEQQSAAPTLFSTGESPTIGSTVDNRAGNENEDMPAWLWIGVGAVIVLGFALVAVLRGRDDNQAKPRKRG, from the coding sequence ATGCCCCGTCTGGTGATCCCGGCGCTCCTGGCCTGCCTGGTCGTGCTGGGCGTAGCGGTTCCCGCGCTTGCGTCCGCGCACGCCGAGCTGGTCTCCAGCGACCCGGCCTCGGGCGCCGTGCTGACCGCCGCGCCCGACCGGATCACGCTCGTGTTCAGCGAACCCGTGTCCGCCGAGAGCGCGGAGGTGGGCGTCACCGGCCAGGACGGCAAGGCGTGGCAGCCGCGTTCCGTGCGGGTCAACGGCAACTCGCTCGTGGTCCAGCTCGACCCGGCCACCGCCCGCACCGGCGTCACCACCGCGTCCTGGCGCGTGCGCTCCGAGGACGGCCACGACGCCACCGGGAAGGTCGCCTTCCGCCTGGACCTCGGCGACGACGGCCAGACCGGCGCGGGCGAGCCCAACAGCCCCGGCGAGCAGCAGTCCGCCGCCCCGACCCTGTTCTCGACCGGCGAGAGCCCGACCATCGGCAGCACGGTCGACAACCGGGCGGGCAACGAGAACGAGGACATGCCCGCCTGGCTGTGGATCGGGGTGGGGGCGGTGATCGTGCTCGGGTTCGCGCTGGTCGCGGTGCTGCGAGGCCGCGACGACAACCAGGCGAAACCCCGCAAGCGCGGGTGA
- the mug gene encoding G/U mismatch-specific DNA glycosylase, translating into MPGTAAFGLAPGGSAPDPGPLPDLLAPGLSALLCGINPGGRSAVTGHHYAGPGNRFWRVLHLAGFTPRLLAPSEQALLLGFGIGLTNLVARPTARAAELGSAELVAGAGRLAGLVERHRPGAVGVVGVSAYRVAFRRPRAVVGPQDVELAGAPLWVLPNPSGLNAGYRLDDLVAIFRDFRSELPQPAEHPLHQGQVDPGR; encoded by the coding sequence GTGCCCGGCACCGCGGCCTTCGGCCTCGCGCCCGGCGGCTCCGCCCCTGATCCCGGTCCGCTGCCCGACCTCCTCGCCCCCGGTCTGTCCGCGCTGCTGTGCGGCATCAACCCCGGTGGGCGGTCCGCCGTCACCGGGCACCACTACGCGGGGCCCGGCAACCGGTTCTGGCGCGTGCTGCACCTCGCCGGGTTCACGCCCCGCCTGCTCGCGCCCTCCGAGCAGGCGCTGCTGCTCGGGTTCGGCATCGGGCTCACGAACCTCGTCGCGCGTCCCACCGCGCGGGCCGCCGAGCTGGGGTCCGCCGAGCTGGTCGCGGGGGCCGGGCGTCTCGCCGGGCTCGTCGAGCGGCACCGGCCCGGTGCGGTCGGGGTCGTCGGGGTGAGCGCCTACCGGGTGGCCTTCCGCCGTCCGCGCGCCGTCGTCGGGCCGCAGGACGTCGAGCTCGCGGGCGCGCCGCTGTGGGTGCTGCCGAACCCGAGCGGCCTCAACGCCGGGTACCGGCTGGACGACCTCGTCGCGATCTTCCGGGACTTCCGCTCAGAGCTTCCGCAACCCGCTGAGCACCCGCTCCATCAGGGCCAGGTCGACCCCGGACGGTGA